The Sulfolobus acidocaldarius DSM 639 genome has a window encoding:
- the trpA gene encoding tryptophan synthase subunit alpha: MSKKYLVAYMTLGYPNVNDFYKFIDNIEDFGVDILEIGIPPKYAKYDGPVIRKTYKIVSNNIKNYYEILYEVKQRIKIPVVILTYLEEYVDKLGDFLLKLKESRVDGVLFPDLLIDYVDEYEKYVNLIKNEGIKTVLFTAPLMPDDLIIKASKLTDLFLYYGVRPTTGVVIPISIDSLINRIRTMVQSKLVVGFGLNSIEDIKKAMSVGADGIAVGTSLIEEVDKNGVNGALELIKKLRGVLDEY; this comes from the coding sequence ATGAGTAAAAAGTATCTGGTAGCCTATATGACGTTAGGCTATCCTAATGTAAATGATTTCTACAAATTCATCGATAACATAGAGGATTTTGGGGTAGATATTTTAGAAATTGGGATTCCACCAAAGTATGCTAAATATGACGGACCTGTAATAAGGAAGACATATAAAATCGTTAGTAATAATATAAAGAACTACTACGAGATACTTTATGAGGTCAAACAGAGAATCAAAATTCCAGTTGTTATTTTAACATATCTGGAAGAGTACGTAGATAAGTTAGGAGATTTTTTACTAAAATTAAAAGAAAGTAGGGTAGATGGTGTTTTATTCCCAGATTTGCTTATAGATTATGTTGACGAATATGAAAAATATGTCAATTTAATAAAGAATGAAGGTATAAAAACTGTTTTATTTACAGCTCCCTTAATGCCGGATGACCTGATCATTAAAGCATCTAAACTAACCGATCTATTTCTTTATTACGGAGTAAGACCAACTACAGGTGTAGTTATTCCAATAAGTATTGATTCTCTGATAAACAGAATAAGAACTATGGTTCAAAGTAAGTTAGTTGTAGGCTTTGGTTTGAACAGTATTGAAGATATTAAGAAAGCGATGTCAGTAGGAGCAGACGGAATAGCCGTTGGGACATCTTTAATAGAAGAAGTTGACAAAAACGGAGTGAATGGAGCACTTGAACTTATAAAAAAATTGAGAGGAGTGCTGGATGAATATTAG
- the trpD gene encoding anthranilate phosphoribosyltransferase has translation MNISDYLKKIVFEKRDLSTEDSEAIANALMKGEIPEIQVSALLTSLAMKGESFEEIVGFARAMRNNAIKISYPEALDTAGTGGDGLGTINVSTITAIILSQLFPVAKHGNRSVSGKSGSADVLEALGYNINIAPELANKLIKENNFVFLFAQIYHPAMKNVANVRKTLGIRTIFNLLGPLTNPAGTRYQLIGLFSSKVMDIVAKAASLLDYKKVFIYHGEPGIDEISPYGYTTVYEITNGKIQQYRLHYSDFGLKRQIPIEKITATSANESAIKILRGVMGIDSDIRDFIGINVAVGLKLIGKAEDARDGFEYAMQLMESTIQHLRRIIESNGDIKKFDQLVRQVGKG, from the coding sequence ATGAATATTAGTGATTATTTGAAAAAGATTGTATTTGAGAAGAGAGATCTTTCAACTGAAGATAGTGAAGCTATAGCTAATGCTTTAATGAAAGGAGAAATTCCTGAGATTCAGGTTTCTGCTTTATTGACTTCTTTAGCTATGAAGGGGGAAAGTTTTGAAGAGATAGTGGGTTTTGCAAGAGCTATGAGAAACAATGCAATCAAGATAAGTTATCCAGAAGCTCTTGATACTGCAGGAACTGGTGGAGATGGACTAGGTACCATAAATGTAAGTACTATTACGGCAATAATTCTAAGTCAATTATTTCCTGTGGCTAAGCATGGCAATAGATCTGTTAGTGGTAAGTCAGGTAGTGCAGATGTTCTTGAAGCTCTGGGTTATAATATAAATATTGCCCCTGAGTTAGCTAATAAGCTTATAAAAGAGAATAATTTCGTCTTTCTCTTTGCTCAAATATACCATCCAGCTATGAAAAACGTTGCGAATGTAAGAAAGACCTTAGGCATAAGAACTATATTTAACCTCCTAGGTCCCTTGACTAATCCAGCGGGTACAAGATATCAACTAATTGGACTGTTTTCGTCTAAAGTCATGGATATAGTAGCAAAAGCAGCCTCACTATTAGATTACAAAAAAGTTTTCATATATCATGGAGAGCCAGGTATTGATGAAATTAGTCCTTATGGATATACGACCGTTTATGAAATTACTAATGGGAAAATACAACAATATAGACTTCATTACTCTGATTTTGGTCTAAAGAGACAGATACCGATTGAAAAAATTACTGCCACTAGTGCAAACGAGTCTGCTATAAAAATACTTAGAGGGGTTATGGGGATTGACAGTGATATTAGAGACTTTATAGGAATTAATGTTGCTGTAGGTCTCAAACTTATAGGTAAAGCGGAAGACGCTAGGGATGGATTCGAGTATGCTATGCAACTAATGGAATCAACAATTCAGCATCTAAGAAGGATTATAGAATCTAATGGTGACATTAAAAAATTTGATCAGTTAGTGAGGCAAGTTGGTAAAGGTTAA
- a CDS encoding phosphoribosylanthranilate isomerase produces the protein MVKVKFCGIASLEDAILAEKLGADFIGFVTDTASPRFVKKDFIGFVRRYVEIPTVEVIVKGNVSESIDKTKADLIQIHRVLTRRELDEIHMYRKKVILYVPSSDMYQEYFRSVISMGFNVLVDSEIKGSKVNLDLARGWAKEYEIGIGGGISPDNLHDFLSINPKWIDVSSGIEKYKGKKDPSKMLKIIEGVRKWKYTQ, from the coding sequence TTGGTAAAGGTTAAATTCTGTGGAATAGCTAGCCTGGAGGATGCAATATTGGCTGAAAAACTTGGCGCTGACTTTATAGGGTTTGTTACTGATACGGCGAGCCCTAGATTTGTTAAGAAAGATTTTATTGGTTTTGTGAGAAGGTATGTAGAAATTCCGACGGTTGAAGTAATAGTAAAGGGAAATGTATCTGAATCAATTGATAAAACAAAGGCAGACCTAATCCAAATACATAGGGTACTAACTAGACGAGAATTAGACGAGATTCATATGTATAGAAAGAAAGTAATACTTTATGTTCCTTCTTCGGATATGTATCAAGAATATTTCAGGAGTGTTATAAGTATGGGCTTTAATGTATTGGTGGACTCAGAGATAAAAGGTAGTAAGGTCAACCTAGATTTAGCGAGAGGCTGGGCTAAAGAATATGAAATTGGAATAGGCGGAGGAATATCACCAGATAACCTCCATGATTTTCTATCGATAAATCCAAAATGGATTGATGTTTCTTCAGGAATCGAGAAATACAAGGGAAAAAAGGATCCTAGTAAAATGTTAAAGATAATAGAAGGTGTTAGAAAGTGGAAGTATACCCAATAA
- a CDS encoding anthranilate synthase component I translates to MEVYPITAFTQPNEVFSCIKKDEDVAVLLESGSGPQYKSRYSMIGWGRKGYISLYKNKSSGDIVKEFYDPIEVLSEFLNKAPSLNVPGKFKGGIFGYMGYDGVRYWETIKDLKPEPEKWPYAEFFIPQNIIVYDHAEGKVYLDGDLPTKYNCISSDETKFSYYEESLKKEEFEGIVKEALDYIRRGYIFQVVLSRFYKYIYKGDLMRFYNNLRKVNPSPYMFYMKFMDREIIGSSPETLFSVQGGVVETYPIAGSRPRGRTLEEDLELERDLLSSEKERAEHLMLVDLARNDIGKVCYMGSVKVPEFMYVEKYAYVQHIVSKVVGTLRKNLTSFDVLKSTFPAGTVSGAPKPMAMNLIELFEHYKRGPYAGGVGFFSSNGDAEFAITIRSAFVNKDTIRIQAGAGIVYDSVPEMEYFETEHKMRALKVAMGV, encoded by the coding sequence GTGGAAGTATACCCAATAACTGCTTTTACTCAACCTAATGAAGTCTTTAGTTGTATAAAGAAAGATGAAGACGTTGCGGTTCTATTAGAGAGTGGCTCAGGTCCCCAATATAAATCAAGGTATAGCATGATCGGTTGGGGCAGAAAGGGCTATATATCTCTGTATAAAAACAAAAGTTCAGGAGATATAGTCAAGGAATTCTATGATCCAATAGAGGTTTTATCAGAATTTTTAAATAAGGCACCAAGCCTTAATGTTCCAGGTAAGTTCAAAGGAGGAATATTTGGATATATGGGTTATGATGGAGTTAGATATTGGGAAACTATTAAGGATTTGAAGCCTGAGCCTGAGAAATGGCCCTATGCAGAATTTTTCATCCCTCAGAATATAATAGTTTATGATCATGCAGAGGGGAAAGTATATCTAGATGGTGACTTACCTACTAAGTATAATTGTATATCATCAGACGAAACAAAATTTTCATATTACGAGGAGTCCCTAAAGAAGGAAGAATTTGAGGGGATAGTGAAAGAAGCATTAGACTATATAAGGCGCGGATATATCTTTCAGGTGGTTCTTTCTAGGTTTTATAAGTACATTTATAAGGGAGATTTGATGAGGTTTTACAATAATTTAAGAAAAGTTAATCCTTCTCCTTATATGTTTTACATGAAATTCATGGATAGGGAGATAATTGGTTCAAGCCCTGAGACTCTATTTAGTGTTCAAGGAGGAGTAGTAGAAACATATCCTATTGCCGGATCCAGACCTAGAGGTAGAACACTAGAGGAAGATTTAGAACTAGAAAGAGATTTGTTGTCATCAGAAAAAGAAAGAGCTGAACATCTTATGTTAGTTGATTTAGCACGAAATGATATAGGCAAAGTTTGTTATATGGGTTCTGTCAAAGTTCCTGAGTTTATGTATGTTGAAAAGTATGCATATGTTCAACATATAGTTAGTAAAGTGGTTGGTACCTTGAGGAAGAATCTTACTTCTTTTGATGTTTTGAAATCAACTTTTCCTGCGGGTACAGTTAGTGGTGCACCAAAACCTATGGCAATGAATCTTATTGAATTATTTGAGCATTATAAGAGAGGTCCATATGCTGGAGGCGTAGGGTTTTTCTCGTCTAATGGTGATGCAGAATTTGCAATAACTATAAGAAGCGCATTTGTAAATAAGGATACTATAAGAATTCAAGCAGGTGCTGGCATAGTTTATGATTCTGTTCCTGAAATGGAATACTTTGAAACGGAACATAAGATGAGAGCCTTGAAAGTTGCAATGGGGGTGTAA